One window of Neorhodopirellula lusitana genomic DNA carries:
- a CDS encoding AAA family ATPase → MSGRPTISAYTPSNTDPKMLKRIFVQREKLLERIVDRLARSVASGDKHHILLVGPRGSGKTHLVSLAAWELQRREDLANEMRIAWLGEDDSFTGLVHLAFGIAAKLADEYPHEFPMEFKENVRGLSPDDAALAVLGSIVDQLQNRTLILITENMDRTFRGLGDSGQKKWRAFLQETRKIATLATSQQLFAGVSDRKEAFFGFFDIQHLQPLNVEEAQELIWRISKEQAKPELVAYLNSAEGRYRIRALHYLAGGNHRMYVLLSEFLTKDTLDDLVVAFENLAHDMTPYFQERMRSLPDQQRQLTQCLCDAEGAMTVKEIAEETFIDDRSCSKQLGNLKAKGYVRSEKRGKESYYDMSEPLMRLCLEVKNQRGRPLKMVARFLRAWFPATALQTVEADGNESLRVTEYCREAIRSNDYFHSAIAGKLDSEFRETIDKGQYTSARELAEELGFANQVSGLWAHAELAFCESDTTSEIDALTMLIKSKNMTSPHKTTPRILRGLAYCRSGKIELALADFAAVIDMPDAPANQKTYALINRGVLHGQQGAVELELMDYSAVINMPEATAERKAKALISRGIAHDQHGQPKLALADFSAVIDMSDAPTDQKAKAFFERGVTHVEEGKIELASSDFSAVIDMPDAPTEQKARALINRGISNLRKREFRSSQADFEAVLDLNEASMGLRTIALFTVAEGMVNHCDLPHVLAALQRAFEEGNRDSEYFGGKPEDLLWMALRLGPSEWAEYISELSPLYMKYDVAEKLGQGVTSSIAHLDQGGYSESQLDTWNAAWQEAGKDCEDLEIPLQCLAAAIEVMKSDPKTDRPLFKLPLEIRRLIRPLLTTSLGPVEGP, encoded by the coding sequence ATGAGTGGACGGCCTACTATCTCGGCCTACACGCCGAGCAACACCGACCCGAAAATGCTGAAGCGAATTTTTGTCCAGCGAGAAAAGCTGCTGGAAAGGATCGTGGACCGACTGGCCAGAAGCGTTGCCAGCGGTGACAAGCACCACATTTTGCTGGTAGGACCGCGAGGAAGCGGAAAGACTCATCTGGTCAGTCTTGCGGCCTGGGAACTTCAACGCCGCGAGGACCTTGCAAACGAAATGCGGATTGCGTGGCTGGGCGAGGACGACTCGTTCACTGGATTGGTTCACTTGGCTTTCGGGATCGCCGCGAAACTAGCCGACGAATATCCCCACGAGTTCCCGATGGAATTTAAGGAAAACGTGCGCGGTCTGTCACCGGACGATGCAGCACTGGCAGTCCTCGGCTCGATTGTCGATCAACTTCAAAACCGGACTCTGATCCTGATCACCGAAAACATGGATCGAACCTTTCGAGGGTTGGGGGACTCCGGTCAAAAGAAGTGGCGAGCGTTTCTTCAGGAAACGAGAAAGATTGCCACGCTGGCCACATCGCAACAATTATTTGCAGGAGTGTCCGATCGTAAAGAAGCGTTTTTCGGCTTCTTCGACATTCAACATCTTCAGCCACTGAATGTCGAGGAAGCCCAAGAGCTGATTTGGCGAATCAGTAAAGAACAAGCCAAGCCTGAATTGGTGGCTTATCTGAATTCAGCCGAAGGTCGCTATCGCATTCGTGCCCTACATTATCTCGCGGGAGGCAATCATCGGATGTATGTGCTCCTGTCTGAATTCCTGACCAAAGACACACTAGACGACCTCGTTGTCGCGTTTGAGAACCTCGCTCACGACATGACACCTTACTTTCAAGAGCGGATGAGGTCCCTTCCGGATCAACAAAGGCAACTGACCCAATGCCTTTGTGATGCGGAGGGAGCAATGACTGTCAAAGAAATCGCGGAGGAAACGTTCATTGACGACCGCAGTTGCTCCAAGCAACTCGGCAACCTCAAGGCGAAAGGGTATGTACGTTCAGAAAAACGCGGCAAGGAATCCTACTACGACATGTCGGAACCCTTGATGCGACTTTGCTTGGAAGTCAAGAACCAGCGAGGACGTCCCTTGAAAATGGTCGCACGATTCTTGCGAGCCTGGTTCCCCGCGACCGCACTGCAAACGGTAGAAGCAGATGGAAACGAATCACTACGCGTCACCGAATACTGTCGAGAAGCGATTCGATCGAACGATTACTTCCACTCCGCAATTGCGGGAAAACTAGATAGCGAATTCCGTGAGACGATTGACAAAGGCCAATATACGTCCGCGAGAGAACTGGCAGAGGAACTTGGTTTCGCAAATCAAGTCTCGGGCCTTTGGGCACATGCCGAACTCGCATTTTGCGAAAGTGATACAACGAGTGAGATCGATGCACTAACTATGCTGATTAAATCGAAAAACATGACTTCGCCGCACAAAACAACGCCACGTATTCTCCGAGGCCTTGCCTATTGCCGGAGCGGCAAAATAGAGCTTGCCTTGGCAGACTTTGCGGCTGTCATCGACATGCCTGACGCACCCGCTAACCAGAAAACCTATGCTCTCATCAATCGAGGCGTTTTGCATGGACAACAGGGTGCGGTGGAGTTGGAGTTGATGGACTACTCAGCCGTTATCAACATGCCCGAGGCGACTGCGGAGCGGAAAGCAAAAGCACTTATATCCCGAGGTATCGCACATGACCAGCATGGCCAGCCGAAGTTGGCCTTAGCAGACTTCTCGGCAGTCATCGACATGTCCGATGCGCCCACCGACCAGAAAGCTAAGGCATTTTTCGAGCGAGGAGTAACGCATGTTGAGGAAGGGAAGATTGAGCTCGCGTCATCGGATTTCTCGGCCGTTATCGACATGCCTGACGCGCCAACTGAGCAGAAAGCCAGGGCACTCATCAACCGTGGTATCTCGAACCTACGAAAGCGAGAGTTCCGATCGAGCCAAGCGGACTTCGAAGCAGTGCTAGATCTGAACGAAGCGTCGATGGGACTGCGAACGATAGCATTGTTCACAGTAGCTGAAGGGATGGTGAACCATTGCGATCTTCCCCATGTACTTGCGGCTCTACAGAGAGCTTTCGAAGAAGGTAACCGCGACTCTGAGTATTTCGGAGGAAAGCCGGAAGATCTGCTGTGGATGGCGTTGCGACTTGGTCCCTCTGAATGGGCGGAATACATTTCTGAATTGTCTCCGCTTTACATGAAGTACGACGTCGCCGAAAAACTAGGACAGGGGGTGACCAGCTCGATCGCGCACCTAGACCAAGGCGGCTACTCCGAATCGCAACTGGATACTTGGAACGCCGCGTGGCAAGAGGCTGGCAAAGATTGCGAGGACCTAGAAATCCCTCTGCAATGCTTAGCTGCTGCCATCGAGGTAATGAAATCAGATCCCAAGACGGACCGACCGCTATTCAAGCTCCCGCTAGAGATTCGCAGACTCATTCGTCCGCTACTGACCACGTCATTGGGACCAGTCGAAGGACCATAG
- a CDS encoding AIM24 family protein, whose protein sequence is MSDNRYSLQAFLEKTRDRDLNQGLFELETERMLDINLNGEVWTKLGAMVAYTGNVKFEREGILSRGIGNLLKKAVSGEGSSLTKVSGQGSVFCADAGKKITVLKLDNEAICVNGNDLLAFETSLSYNIKMMKRMTAVLAGGLFNVRLEGTGMAAITSHYDPVTLPVTPSQPVVTDPNATVLWSGNLEPELKTDLQLKTFLGRGSGESVQLLFRGQGFVVVQPYEEVYFQHGQ, encoded by the coding sequence ATGTCCGATAACCGTTATTCGTTGCAAGCTTTTCTCGAAAAGACCCGTGATCGAGATCTCAATCAGGGGCTCTTTGAACTTGAAACGGAGCGGATGCTGGACATCAACCTGAACGGTGAGGTCTGGACCAAACTTGGGGCGATGGTGGCGTACACGGGGAACGTCAAGTTTGAGCGAGAGGGAATCCTTTCGCGTGGGATCGGAAACCTGCTCAAAAAGGCGGTCTCGGGGGAAGGGTCGTCCCTGACCAAGGTGAGTGGACAGGGGTCGGTATTCTGTGCCGATGCTGGTAAGAAGATCACGGTCTTGAAGCTGGACAATGAAGCGATTTGCGTGAATGGCAACGACCTGCTCGCGTTCGAAACATCGTTGTCTTACAACATCAAAATGATGAAGCGGATGACCGCAGTGCTGGCCGGTGGACTGTTCAACGTCCGCCTTGAGGGCACGGGCATGGCCGCCATCACCAGTCACTACGACCCGGTCACCCTGCCGGTCACGCCCAGTCAGCCTGTTGTCACGGACCCCAATGCGACGGTGTTATGGTCAGGCAACCTGGAGCCGGAACTGAAGACCGACCTGCAACTAAAAACCTTCTTGGGCCGTGGTTCCGGTGAATCCGTTCAGCTGCTCTTTCGAGGTCAAGGTTTCGTGGTCGTGCAGCCTTACGAAGAAGTCTATTTCCAGCACGGTCAGTGA
- a CDS encoding glycoside hydrolase family 42 translates to MKCKLSRFLDVGLTLLCLISIFTLSVAAQDATKSTGTSLLKEALSKIETLEARTEQARLSDIDVTREETVIWFAKEFLKFAEWDENNHDAVAYLFEQFAPYKEDKDKLAAEMPNFQRKKVIEILDDGIAELSSVISGQIRRRPVNKVDWQNIEVGDNMFLSNGKPIFLYDYFSKSVGRPLTDTDVYNDHLGAIFHGGENLYPVEHDRAINSFLLKEDRTFDPDLLREVTEISNTNIGFLIYWNQGIPKWVEKLEPEVRKGRSTFTGFDIDNPLVREVWGTIARETGALTQTKKVTQLGYILANEPHWHSIASNWTRRTGEMQQISSYTLSRFREWLRIKYDGNLEKLNKNWGSDFTGFDAVEIEIPISAETRGTPMFYDWARFSMDRATDWYTHIQGELRKGNPNADTHIKNVPHYYTGNDRAHGIDLEALTNLTSMIGDDAKSRESRQRFSNQPEPWEEHYAWAWEELSMSYDFMESVSPGKIHVNSESHFLSSARWRELDPSVQYVHSVYWLATLQGMDANLAWFWARDPDGSPEDRLEGELNFADLALAGSFVGSTNQQPHIANAYTQVMYDLNSFSEEIIELRKQRRPLRLFHSETSAINKTAHMTEQFSIYEELFFDGIPMGFATENIIRKQDNHSWDAILVYKTEFVTESELNALQSYLNQGGKVILDSKKSLRKNEYGQAHDKQLSQGKGKLIVLNGNSSTSRIRELALAEVAKGRPDVTLTEDNGTDHKGVHWRAVKQDDGGYLVSILNLGKHNAKLTIGLQDGTNFTITNLFTEQSIDAEFKMDPKCVLLLKVKPL, encoded by the coding sequence ATGAAGTGCAAACTGTCTCGATTCCTAGATGTCGGGCTCACACTGTTGTGCCTGATTTCGATATTCACACTCAGCGTCGCGGCCCAGGACGCTACAAAATCCACCGGCACTTCGCTCCTCAAAGAAGCGTTGTCAAAAATCGAGACACTGGAAGCTAGAACTGAGCAAGCACGCCTCAGCGACATTGATGTCACTCGCGAAGAAACGGTTATCTGGTTTGCCAAAGAGTTCTTGAAGTTCGCGGAATGGGACGAAAACAATCACGACGCCGTCGCCTACTTATTTGAACAGTTTGCTCCCTACAAGGAAGACAAAGACAAACTAGCAGCCGAGATGCCAAACTTTCAACGCAAAAAGGTGATCGAGATTCTTGATGACGGGATCGCTGAATTGTCCAGTGTTATTAGCGGCCAGATCCGCCGCCGTCCGGTCAATAAAGTCGATTGGCAGAATATTGAAGTCGGCGACAACATGTTTTTGAGTAATGGCAAACCGATTTTTCTTTACGACTACTTTTCAAAATCGGTCGGCCGACCTCTGACCGATACCGATGTCTACAACGACCATCTCGGTGCGATCTTTCACGGAGGTGAGAACCTCTATCCGGTTGAGCATGACCGGGCAATCAATTCTTTCTTGTTGAAAGAGGATCGTACTTTCGATCCGGATCTACTTCGTGAAGTCACCGAGATATCAAATACCAATATTGGCTTTCTGATTTACTGGAACCAGGGGATTCCTAAGTGGGTCGAGAAGCTCGAACCTGAAGTCCGCAAAGGCCGTTCCACGTTCACCGGATTCGACATCGACAATCCTTTGGTGAGAGAAGTTTGGGGAACCATTGCCAGAGAAACGGGTGCTCTGACTCAAACAAAAAAAGTGACTCAACTGGGTTACATTCTGGCCAACGAGCCCCACTGGCATTCGATCGCAAGCAACTGGACAAGACGAACCGGCGAGATGCAGCAGATCTCGTCGTACACCCTCAGCCGATTTCGGGAATGGTTGCGCATCAAATATGACGGCAATCTCGAAAAGCTCAACAAGAACTGGGGATCCGATTTCACAGGGTTTGATGCGGTTGAGATAGAAATCCCAATCTCAGCCGAAACACGTGGCACCCCAATGTTTTACGATTGGGCCCGTTTCAGCATGGACCGTGCAACCGATTGGTACACGCACATTCAAGGCGAACTGCGCAAGGGCAACCCGAATGCGGACACTCACATCAAAAACGTTCCACACTATTACACCGGCAACGATCGCGCCCACGGGATTGACCTGGAAGCCCTCACCAATCTCACCTCGATGATTGGCGATGATGCCAAATCTCGGGAGTCACGTCAAAGGTTCTCAAACCAGCCAGAACCCTGGGAGGAACATTACGCTTGGGCTTGGGAAGAGTTGAGCATGTCCTATGACTTTATGGAGTCGGTTTCTCCTGGGAAAATCCACGTCAATTCGGAGTCGCATTTCTTGTCCTCCGCGCGGTGGCGAGAACTCGATCCGTCTGTCCAATACGTTCACAGTGTGTACTGGCTCGCGACGCTTCAAGGCATGGACGCTAACCTAGCATGGTTCTGGGCAAGAGATCCCGATGGATCGCCTGAAGACCGGTTGGAAGGCGAATTGAATTTCGCTGACCTAGCCCTTGCGGGATCTTTCGTGGGCTCAACGAACCAGCAACCCCACATCGCCAATGCCTACACCCAGGTCATGTATGACCTAAATAGTTTTTCCGAAGAGATTATCGAACTTCGGAAGCAACGTCGTCCGCTGCGTCTATTCCATTCAGAAACATCAGCCATCAACAAAACCGCTCACATGACCGAGCAGTTCTCGATTTATGAGGAACTCTTCTTTGATGGAATTCCGATGGGGTTTGCAACCGAGAACATCATCCGGAAGCAGGACAACCATTCCTGGGATGCGATCCTTGTCTACAAGACGGAATTCGTAACCGAATCCGAACTGAATGCCCTCCAGTCCTATCTAAACCAGGGCGGCAAAGTGATTCTCGACAGCAAGAAGAGCTTGCGAAAGAACGAATACGGGCAGGCACACGACAAGCAACTTAGCCAGGGCAAAGGCAAACTCATCGTTCTCAATGGCAATTCCAGCACCTCCCGAATTCGCGAACTCGCCCTCGCCGAGGTAGCCAAAGGCCGACCAGATGTCACCCTCACCGAAGACAATGGCACGGATCACAAGGGTGTTCACTGGCGCGCCGTGAAACAGGACGATGGCGGCTATTTGGTAAGCATTCTGAACCTCGGAAAACACAACGCCAAACTAACGATCGGCCTGCAAGACGGAACCAACTTCACCATAACCAACTTGTTTACCGAACAATCGATCGATGCTGAATTCAAGATGGATCCCAAATGCGTGTTGCTACTGAAGGTCAAACCCCTTTAG